From Microbacterium pseudoresistens, the proteins below share one genomic window:
- a CDS encoding Gfo/Idh/MocA family protein: protein MTTDVTHTGIGTIRAGFLGGGFMARVHSRAARAVGATMTAVASSSPERAERAAEELGIAEAAESASALLSGDSDVVHICTPNATHAPLAMQAISAGKHVICEKPLATTHADARTLAEAAEEAGVIAAVPFVYRYHPMVREARARVAAGEIGALLTVDCGYLQDWMLLPEDDDWRATSADGGPSRAFADIGSHLCDLLEFVAGERIARLTARTRRVYDTRGGHEVANEDAVAILVELDSGAIGTLLISQMAAGRKNALTLELHGAQASIRFDQERPEELWIGGRASNQQLFRDGQTAHPGVERFSRVPVGHAQGYQDAFNGFVADVYATVAGERIDGLPVFADGVRAAQLTEAVLEAAAGERWIDVAEQS from the coding sequence ATGACAACGGACGTCACTCACACCGGCATCGGAACGATCCGTGCCGGCTTCCTCGGAGGCGGGTTCATGGCCCGCGTGCACAGCAGAGCCGCACGAGCCGTCGGCGCGACGATGACCGCTGTCGCCAGCTCGTCCCCGGAGCGCGCCGAGCGCGCCGCCGAGGAGCTCGGCATCGCCGAGGCCGCCGAAAGCGCGTCCGCTCTGCTGTCCGGGGACAGCGACGTCGTCCACATCTGCACGCCCAACGCGACCCACGCCCCGCTGGCGATGCAGGCGATCTCCGCAGGCAAGCACGTGATCTGCGAGAAGCCTCTCGCCACGACCCACGCCGACGCACGCACGCTCGCCGAGGCCGCGGAGGAGGCGGGAGTCATCGCCGCCGTGCCGTTCGTGTACCGCTACCACCCGATGGTCCGCGAGGCGCGGGCGAGGGTCGCTGCGGGCGAGATCGGGGCGCTGCTGACTGTCGACTGCGGCTACCTGCAAGACTGGATGCTTCTGCCGGAGGACGACGACTGGCGCGCGACCTCCGCCGACGGCGGCCCCTCGCGGGCCTTCGCCGACATCGGCTCGCACCTGTGCGACCTGCTCGAGTTCGTCGCAGGCGAGCGGATCGCCCGCCTCACGGCGCGCACCCGTCGCGTGTACGACACCCGAGGCGGGCACGAGGTCGCGAATGAAGACGCCGTGGCGATCCTCGTCGAGCTCGACTCGGGCGCGATCGGCACGCTCCTCATCTCGCAGATGGCGGCCGGGCGCAAGAACGCGCTCACCCTCGAACTGCACGGCGCGCAGGCGAGCATCCGTTTCGACCAGGAACGGCCCGAAGAGCTCTGGATCGGGGGGCGTGCGAGCAACCAGCAGCTGTTCCGCGACGGGCAGACCGCGCATCCGGGAGTGGAGCGCTTCTCGCGGGTTCCCGTCGGTCACGCACAGGGATACCAGGACGCCTTCAACGGTTTCGTCGCCGACGTCTACGCGACGGTCGCCGGAGAGCGCATCGACGGGCTGCCGGTCTTCGCCGACGGCGTGCGCGCCGCCCAGCTCACCGAAGCGGTGCTCGAAGCCGCGGCGGGCGAGCGCTGGATCGACGTGGCAGAGCAGAGCTGA
- a CDS encoding ROK family transcriptional regulator encodes MSDQDRVNGSTAPGSGEILQLLLDGRARTKADLVHLTGLARSTVSSRVDALLASGLAVPAGEAASTGGRPPARIAFNPRAGAIVAVDLGASHGTVALADLSGSILLTSTHPLDIAAGPVEVLDRVVAEAAVLLEHDSVRDIPLVGVGIGVPGPVEHSTGRPYNPPIMPGWDRFDVPGYVQRTFDVPVLVDNDVNILALGEHALSYPDARDLVFVKVATGIGAGIIAGGQLQRGAQGSAGDMGHVRVPYSPDSSPAAKEDRDLEALASGTAIAATLRECGQATESSADVVALIRAGNAAAIEATRQAGRDVGEVLASMVNLLNPSVIILGGSIGRAGEHLLAGVREVVYRRSITLATQHLAIVQTQGGERAAVLGAAIMVTRDVLAPANVDARLSAARR; translated from the coding sequence ATGAGCGACCAGGACCGCGTCAACGGCAGCACGGCGCCTGGCTCCGGAGAGATCCTTCAGTTGCTCCTGGATGGCCGTGCGCGCACGAAGGCCGACCTCGTGCATCTCACCGGTCTCGCACGATCCACCGTCTCCTCGCGTGTCGATGCGCTGCTCGCCTCCGGCCTCGCCGTACCCGCCGGCGAGGCCGCCTCCACCGGCGGCCGGCCTCCTGCACGCATCGCGTTCAACCCGCGTGCCGGGGCGATCGTCGCGGTCGACCTCGGCGCATCCCACGGCACCGTCGCGCTCGCCGACCTCAGCGGCAGCATCCTGCTCACCTCCACGCATCCGCTCGACATCGCCGCGGGTCCGGTCGAGGTGCTCGATCGCGTGGTGGCCGAGGCGGCCGTGCTTCTCGAGCACGATTCCGTGCGCGACATCCCTCTCGTCGGAGTCGGGATCGGCGTGCCCGGCCCCGTGGAGCACTCCACCGGGCGTCCGTACAACCCGCCCATCATGCCGGGATGGGATCGCTTCGACGTGCCCGGCTACGTGCAGCGCACCTTCGATGTGCCCGTGCTCGTCGACAACGACGTGAACATCCTCGCCCTCGGCGAGCACGCCCTGAGCTACCCGGATGCGCGAGACCTCGTGTTCGTGAAGGTCGCGACCGGCATCGGCGCGGGCATCATCGCGGGGGGCCAGCTGCAACGGGGAGCGCAGGGGTCGGCCGGCGACATGGGGCACGTGCGCGTGCCGTACTCCCCCGACTCCTCGCCCGCGGCGAAGGAGGATCGTGATCTCGAAGCCCTCGCCAGCGGCACCGCGATCGCCGCGACCCTGCGGGAGTGCGGTCAGGCGACGGAGTCGAGCGCCGACGTCGTCGCTCTGATCCGGGCGGGCAACGCGGCGGCCATCGAAGCAACCCGGCAGGCGGGGCGCGACGTGGGCGAGGTGCTCGCCTCCATGGTGAACCTCCTCAACCCATCGGTGATCATCCTCGGCGGCAGCATCGGCCGCGCGGGCGAGCACCTGCTCGCCGGGGTGCGCGAGGTGGTCTACCGACGCTCGATCACCCTCGCCACTCAGCATCTCGCGATCGTTCAGACGCAGGGCGGCGAACGCGCCGCCGTGCTCGGTGCCGCGATCATGGTCACGCGCGACGTGCTCGCGCCGGCGAACGTCGACGCCCGGCTCTCCGCGGCGCGCCGCTGA
- a CDS encoding serine hydrolase, with product MTEIIPALTSRPPRYPHATSEPTLDTWQDAPHNRWAFANVSEFVATAAIPAHPRHRNGVPWLDRLVGVDDLDQRLEDAYTDALVVVRKGELIAEYYREGFSPVDRHLLMSVSKSLCGITVGALIDDGLIDPAATVAEHVPELAGSAYGDATVAQVMDMTVAVDYSEDYRDPDSHVRAQDRIAGWRPLHEGDPEDTYAFLSSLRASGPHGQRFQYCSADTDVLAWIVEEVTGRRYAEVLSERLWQRLDCADDASVTVDAAGFPFANGGISCTARDLARVGELMLAGGELGGRRIVSEHWVRQTLAGGDPELARDSAIRQTHPGASYRNQWWSTGNARGNVYAVGIHGQYIWLDPPTGVVVVKMSSCPEPVTVAWNDVHSALFRDICRSFDR from the coding sequence GTGACCGAGATCATCCCCGCGCTCACGTCCCGTCCGCCGCGTTATCCGCATGCGACGTCCGAACCCACCCTCGACACCTGGCAGGATGCGCCGCACAACCGCTGGGCGTTCGCGAACGTGTCGGAGTTCGTCGCCACCGCGGCGATCCCCGCCCACCCGCGCCACCGCAACGGCGTCCCGTGGCTCGATCGCCTCGTCGGGGTGGACGACCTGGACCAGCGCCTGGAGGACGCCTATACCGACGCGCTCGTCGTGGTGCGCAAGGGAGAGCTGATCGCGGAGTATTACCGCGAGGGGTTCTCGCCCGTCGACCGGCACCTGCTCATGAGTGTGTCGAAGTCGCTGTGCGGCATCACGGTCGGCGCGCTCATCGATGACGGACTGATCGATCCCGCGGCCACCGTCGCCGAGCACGTGCCCGAGCTCGCCGGATCCGCGTACGGGGATGCGACGGTGGCCCAGGTCATGGACATGACCGTTGCCGTCGACTACAGCGAGGACTACCGCGACCCCGACTCGCACGTGCGCGCCCAGGATCGCATCGCCGGATGGCGGCCGCTGCACGAGGGCGACCCGGAGGACACATACGCCTTCCTGTCATCGCTGCGCGCCTCCGGTCCGCACGGGCAGCGGTTCCAGTACTGCTCGGCCGACACCGACGTGCTGGCCTGGATCGTGGAGGAGGTCACCGGGCGGCGTTACGCCGAGGTGCTCTCCGAGCGGCTGTGGCAGCGTCTGGACTGCGCCGACGACGCCTCGGTGACGGTGGACGCGGCGGGATTCCCCTTCGCGAACGGCGGCATCTCCTGCACGGCCCGCGATCTGGCCCGCGTGGGCGAGCTCATGCTCGCGGGCGGCGAGCTGGGCGGGCGGCGCATCGTCTCCGAGCACTGGGTGCGTCAGACGCTCGCCGGCGGAGATCCGGAGCTCGCGCGTGATTCGGCGATCCGGCAGACGCATCCTGGGGCCTCCTACCGCAATCAGTGGTGGTCGACGGGGAATGCCCGCGGCAACGTCTATGCCGTGGGCATCCACGGGCAGTACATCTGGCTCGATCCGCCGACCGGCGTCGTCGTGGTGAAGATGTCGTCGTGCCCTGAGCCGGTCACGGTCGCCTGGAACGATGTGCACTCGGCGCTGTTTCGCGACATCTGCCGTTCGTTCGATCGCTGA
- a CDS encoding sugar phosphate isomerase/epimerase family protein: MQPNRLRFALNAIQWINVKEDPDDLDSASLWRFADPAFVAEYPDVLREIRDAGFEATMLEVLDTQTLQNYGRMIEAAGLALAPGYVQVPLMSDHGPRYEKGSFERIHWFDAVRRKAEESNYVGLSTIFLAAEVDQTGSRWLRPAVGHDFSQDRLDELTDLIDEAVDVLNAEGVKPGLHNHVGTWIETRQEYEHVLNSIDGSRLGVSFDIGHLEWAGIDAKDAITTWSDRVQDLHLKDLDMELARRSREEPLTYERATDLGLYREPGLGQLDLPGILDALPDDFGGWIIIEVDRASMDPVDSARHTARWVADLTRD; this comes from the coding sequence ATGCAGCCGAATCGACTGAGGTTCGCCCTCAACGCCATTCAGTGGATCAACGTCAAGGAGGATCCGGACGATCTGGACAGCGCGAGCCTGTGGCGCTTCGCCGACCCGGCCTTCGTCGCCGAGTACCCCGACGTGCTGCGGGAGATCCGGGATGCCGGGTTCGAGGCGACCATGCTGGAGGTGCTCGACACCCAGACGCTTCAGAACTACGGGCGGATGATCGAGGCGGCGGGCCTGGCGCTCGCTCCCGGGTACGTGCAGGTTCCGCTGATGAGCGATCACGGTCCGCGGTACGAGAAGGGCTCCTTCGAGCGGATCCATTGGTTCGACGCGGTGCGGCGCAAGGCCGAGGAGTCGAACTACGTGGGGCTGTCGACGATCTTCCTCGCCGCCGAGGTGGATCAGACCGGCTCGCGCTGGCTGCGCCCCGCCGTGGGACACGACTTCTCGCAGGATCGCCTGGACGAGCTCACCGACCTCATCGACGAAGCGGTCGACGTGCTCAACGCCGAAGGCGTGAAGCCCGGCCTGCACAACCACGTCGGCACCTGGATCGAGACCCGCCAGGAGTACGAGCACGTGCTGAACAGCATCGACGGCTCCCGACTGGGAGTTTCCTTCGACATCGGGCACCTCGAGTGGGCCGGCATCGACGCGAAGGATGCGATCACGACGTGGTCGGACCGCGTGCAGGACCTGCACCTCAAGGATCTCGACATGGAGCTCGCGCGCCGCAGCCGCGAGGAGCCGCTGACCTACGAGCGCGCCACCGACCTCGGCCTGTACCGAGAGCCCGGACTCGGCCAGCTCGACCTGCCGGGAATCCTCGACGCGCTGCCGGACGACTTCGGCGGCTGGATCATCATCGAGGTGGACCGCGCCAGCATGGATCCGGTGGACAGCGCGAGGCATACGGCCCGCTGGGTCGCCGACCTGACCCGCGACTGA
- a CDS encoding epimerase: protein MAEAARPRAVIGGGSGFLGHALAAGLRADGYDVAVIGRQGPDARWSDQASVDRIVDGAALVIGLAGKSVNCRYTDANRDEILRSRIDTTRALGDAIRAAEHPPAVWMNASTATIYRYALDRAQTEDDTEVDGGFSPDVGRAWEAELFRGDLPATRRIALRTTIVIGPGAPVSDLLFRLARLGVGGPQIDGWWFPHRRYRGIGLAPTEPPAPGYVRSRGRQRFSWMHVDDFVDAVRFLRDHPGIAGPVNMSAPTQVDNRELMAALRRIVRTPIGLPAWRFMLEPAMWVLRTESELVLKSRWVAPAVLTRAGFAFRHPELEPALRDVHARG from the coding sequence ATGGCTGAGGCCGCTCGGCCGCGCGCCGTCATCGGCGGCGGTTCCGGATTTCTCGGCCATGCGCTCGCGGCCGGGCTTCGCGCCGATGGCTACGACGTCGCCGTGATCGGGCGTCAGGGGCCCGATGCGCGCTGGAGCGACCAGGCCTCGGTCGACCGGATCGTCGACGGCGCCGCCCTTGTGATCGGCCTCGCAGGCAAGAGCGTCAACTGCCGATACACGGATGCGAACCGCGACGAGATCCTGCGTTCGCGCATCGATACGACCAGGGCGCTGGGAGATGCGATCCGGGCAGCGGAGCATCCGCCGGCGGTCTGGATGAACGCGAGCACGGCGACGATCTACCGTTATGCGCTGGATCGGGCGCAGACCGAGGATGACACGGAGGTCGACGGCGGGTTCTCGCCCGACGTCGGCCGCGCGTGGGAGGCCGAGTTGTTCCGCGGCGACCTGCCCGCCACACGCCGCATCGCCCTGCGCACGACGATCGTGATCGGTCCCGGCGCACCGGTGTCGGATCTGCTGTTCCGGCTTGCGCGGCTGGGCGTCGGCGGGCCGCAGATCGATGGCTGGTGGTTTCCACACCGCCGGTACCGCGGGATCGGCCTTGCGCCCACCGAGCCGCCCGCCCCGGGCTATGTCCGTTCACGCGGACGGCAGCGGTTCAGCTGGATGCACGTCGACGATTTCGTCGACGCGGTGCGGTTCCTCCGCGATCATCCAGGGATCGCGGGCCCGGTGAACATGTCGGCGCCGACGCAGGTCGACAACCGCGAGCTCATGGCGGCGCTGCGCCGCATCGTGCGCACGCCGATCGGCCTGCCGGCGTGGCGCTTCATGCTCGAGCCGGCGATGTGGGTGCTGCGCACCGAGTCCGAGCTCGTGCTCAAGAGCCGCTGGGTGGCGCCGGCCGTGCTCACCCGCGCCGGCTTCGCCTTCCGCCACCCGGAGTTGGAACCCGCCCTGCGCGACGTGCACGCACGAGGCTGA
- a CDS encoding carbohydrate ABC transporter permease — MSTTATRAMLTPGTSSRRPRGGAKAHGGSRAEATTAWLFLAPFLLIFLVFTAIPAILALGTSMTDMTARDIRDPLGVNFTGIDGFLAIIGNPGFQRSFLNTVLFVVLCVPLSMGLGLALALMLNNGIRRLRTFFRAAAYVPVITNIVAAAVIWQYAFSISGPVNATLGDIGIQGPNWLGEPGWAVTTVVMMGVWRTTGTCMILFLAGLQAVPEEIYEAASTDGAGAWRRLWSITLPLLRPTTLLVTVLQTVSFLNIFEEPYLLTRGGPLSSTKSVALWVYEQFGFGNVSASMAGSVLLLLLVGIVAIVQFRMLRPKH, encoded by the coding sequence ATGTCCACCACCGCGACTCGCGCGATGCTCACCCCGGGGACGTCCTCGCGACGTCCCCGGGGAGGGGCGAAGGCGCACGGCGGCTCCCGCGCTGAGGCGACGACGGCGTGGCTGTTCCTGGCGCCGTTCCTGCTGATCTTCCTCGTCTTCACGGCCATCCCGGCGATCCTCGCGCTCGGCACGAGCATGACCGACATGACGGCGCGCGACATCCGCGACCCGCTCGGGGTGAACTTCACCGGGATCGACGGATTCCTGGCGATCATCGGCAACCCAGGGTTCCAGCGATCCTTCCTCAACACGGTGCTGTTCGTGGTGCTGTGCGTGCCGCTGAGCATGGGTCTGGGACTGGCCCTGGCACTCATGCTCAACAACGGCATCCGCCGGCTCCGAACCTTCTTCCGCGCCGCCGCCTACGTGCCTGTCATCACCAACATCGTCGCCGCCGCCGTGATCTGGCAGTACGCGTTCTCGATCTCCGGCCCGGTCAACGCCACGCTCGGCGACATCGGCATCCAGGGGCCGAACTGGCTGGGCGAGCCCGGCTGGGCCGTGACCACCGTCGTCATGATGGGCGTCTGGCGCACCACCGGAACGTGCATGATCCTCTTCCTGGCGGGCCTGCAGGCCGTGCCGGAGGAGATCTACGAGGCAGCGTCCACCGACGGAGCCGGTGCCTGGCGGCGCCTGTGGTCGATCACGCTGCCGCTGCTGCGTCCAACCACCCTGCTGGTGACGGTGCTGCAGACCGTGTCGTTCCTGAACATCTTCGAGGAGCCCTACCTGCTCACCCGGGGTGGTCCGCTGAGCTCGACCAAGTCGGTCGCCCTCTGGGTGTACGAGCAGTTCGGGTTCGGCAACGTCTCCGCCTCGATGGCCGGATCGGTGCTGTTGTTGCTGCTGGTCGGCATCGTCGCGATCGTCCAGTTCAGAATGCTGAGGCCGAAACATTGA
- a CDS encoding sugar ABC transporter substrate-binding protein — MHTHTTSRRRATMLGIALVATSALLLTGCGRAEDGGGGSASSAAVDDEPATGSLEIWTQGADGAELPQMFEDFTAENPDVKITMTQVPEAEFASKLTAAITAGTVPDLIYAFTETQSSLIATGGFAAVPDDLVDPDDFFEVIWDNSVVDDVAYGVPWYAYADMVLYRTDLAAAAGVEAPEDWDGLRTFAEGLKASGVEYPLALYAAYDAYTARQLLTFSAQNGGGFISDDQSEWTINSPENVEALEYWASFMADGLASPDGPEFLDTVSWSTTGKNAAIIDGGPWFYSWFDDANGEGWAEANISLAPMPVGPDGDAATTVGGGSWMVPTDSGNADAAWKFARWMSDPAQQVKWYEIFKNMPAVKAAWDDPELADDALLQTVEAGLETGITLPKVPTWTQVGTVIGEQIEKVVRGGVSAQDALDAAQAQAESIGMGG; from the coding sequence ATGCACACACACACCACTTCGCGACGCCGGGCGACGATGCTCGGCATAGCGCTGGTCGCCACCAGTGCGCTGCTGCTGACCGGCTGCGGAAGGGCCGAAGACGGAGGCGGTGGATCGGCATCGTCCGCCGCCGTCGACGACGAGCCGGCCACCGGCTCGCTGGAGATCTGGACGCAGGGCGCCGACGGCGCCGAACTGCCTCAGATGTTCGAGGACTTCACCGCTGAGAATCCCGACGTGAAGATCACGATGACCCAGGTGCCCGAGGCCGAGTTCGCCTCGAAGCTGACGGCGGCGATCACCGCGGGCACGGTGCCCGATCTCATCTACGCCTTCACCGAGACGCAGTCCTCGCTCATCGCGACCGGCGGTTTCGCCGCCGTGCCCGACGACCTGGTCGACCCGGACGACTTCTTCGAGGTCATCTGGGACAACTCGGTCGTCGACGACGTCGCGTACGGCGTACCGTGGTACGCCTATGCCGACATGGTGCTCTACCGCACCGACCTCGCTGCCGCGGCGGGCGTGGAAGCGCCGGAGGACTGGGACGGTCTGCGTACCTTCGCCGAGGGGCTGAAGGCGTCGGGCGTCGAGTATCCGCTCGCCCTCTACGCGGCCTACGACGCCTACACGGCGCGGCAGCTGCTCACCTTCTCGGCGCAGAACGGCGGAGGCTTCATCTCCGATGACCAGAGCGAGTGGACCATCAACAGCCCCGAGAACGTCGAGGCGCTGGAGTACTGGGCGAGCTTCATGGCTGACGGCCTGGCCTCGCCCGACGGCCCCGAGTTCCTCGACACGGTCTCGTGGTCGACCACCGGCAAGAACGCCGCGATCATCGATGGTGGTCCCTGGTTCTACAGCTGGTTCGACGACGCGAACGGCGAGGGTTGGGCCGAGGCGAACATCTCGCTGGCACCCATGCCGGTCGGCCCCGACGGCGATGCGGCCACGACCGTCGGCGGCGGCAGCTGGATGGTTCCGACCGATTCGGGCAACGCCGATGCGGCCTGGAAGTTCGCCCGGTGGATGTCCGATCCCGCCCAGCAGGTGAAGTGGTACGAGATCTTCAAGAACATGCCGGCGGTGAAGGCCGCGTGGGATGACCCCGAGCTCGCCGACGACGCTCTCCTCCAGACCGTCGAGGCGGGGCTGGAGACCGGGATCACGCTGCCGAAGGTGCCCACCTGGACCCAGGTGGGCACCGTGATCGGCGAGCAGATCGAGAAGGTGGTGCGCGGAGGCGTGTCTGCGCAGGACGCCCTCGACGCCGCACAGGCGCAGGCCGAGTCCATCGGCATGGGTGGTTGA
- a CDS encoding GMC oxidoreductase: MTEQFDLVIVGSGPNGATIAHQVRAHAPEASILVLEAGREITGTAGEHLVEADESAMNASYDDLMRRARQIEYVKGAASMNEIDGDHWTAESTGVFPAAFLGHNFAEFPGASIAWNIGGMGVHWTAATPWPYAEEIPAFLPDQEWSADQEVARTLLRTSVGPLVADMDNPFTEPIFRALREAVPSPDPEREAGFMPMGGVSRPGRPFARTGPRDIAPELFDGTDERMRLRTGVLVTALEHQDGRVSEVRTRDLVTGEEGIVRAGVVVVAADALRTPQLLWASGIRPHALGRRLNEHATVDGEVEIDEARFGLTKADIPVPPKGEPFIGSYWSPSIGAARPAHGQLMEREFEGRHLLSVGWYCATEIREENRIEFSDELTDPLGMPHMTVHFSYSAADLDEIARTRGIQRAAARVIGDFPDDDRTVQPPGASLHYTGTVRMGAVDDGTSVVDTDGRVWDHENLFLAGNGVIPTALTCNSTLTGVTLSVRIARAVAAAL, from the coding sequence ATGACGGAACAATTCGATCTGGTGATCGTGGGCAGCGGACCCAACGGGGCGACGATCGCCCACCAGGTGCGCGCGCACGCGCCCGAGGCGAGCATCCTGGTGCTGGAGGCCGGACGCGAGATCACGGGCACGGCCGGAGAGCACCTCGTCGAAGCCGACGAGAGCGCGATGAATGCCTCCTACGACGACCTCATGCGCCGCGCGCGGCAGATCGAGTACGTCAAGGGCGCGGCGAGCATGAACGAGATCGACGGGGATCACTGGACGGCGGAGTCCACCGGGGTCTTCCCGGCGGCCTTCCTCGGCCACAACTTCGCTGAGTTCCCCGGTGCGTCCATCGCGTGGAACATCGGCGGGATGGGCGTGCACTGGACGGCCGCGACACCGTGGCCGTACGCCGAGGAGATCCCCGCGTTCCTGCCCGATCAGGAATGGAGCGCCGATCAGGAGGTGGCGCGCACCCTCCTGCGCACCTCGGTGGGACCGCTCGTGGCCGACATGGACAACCCCTTCACCGAGCCGATCTTCCGCGCACTGCGCGAGGCCGTCCCCAGCCCCGACCCCGAACGCGAGGCGGGCTTCATGCCCATGGGCGGTGTCTCCCGGCCAGGCCGCCCGTTCGCGCGCACAGGGCCGCGTGACATCGCCCCGGAGCTGTTCGACGGCACCGACGAACGGATGCGACTGCGTACAGGGGTGCTCGTCACGGCGCTGGAGCACCAAGACGGCCGTGTCTCCGAGGTGCGCACGCGCGACCTCGTCACGGGCGAGGAAGGGATCGTGCGGGCCGGTGTCGTCGTGGTCGCCGCCGATGCGCTGCGCACGCCGCAGCTGCTGTGGGCGTCCGGCATCCGGCCGCACGCGCTGGGACGTCGTCTGAACGAGCACGCCACCGTCGACGGCGAGGTCGAGATCGACGAGGCCCGCTTCGGACTGACGAAGGCCGACATCCCTGTCCCGCCAAAGGGGGAGCCGTTCATCGGCTCGTACTGGAGCCCGTCGATCGGCGCAGCGCGACCGGCGCACGGACAGCTCATGGAGCGAGAGTTCGAGGGCCGCCATCTGCTCAGCGTCGGCTGGTATTGCGCCACCGAGATCCGCGAGGAGAACCGCATCGAGTTCTCCGACGAGCTGACTGACCCGCTCGGGATGCCGCACATGACGGTGCACTTCTCGTACTCGGCGGCGGATCTGGACGAGATCGCCCGCACCCGCGGGATCCAGCGCGCCGCGGCCCGCGTGATCGGCGACTTCCCGGACGATGACCGCACCGTGCAGCCTCCGGGCGCATCGCTGCACTACACCGGGACCGTCCGCATGGGCGCGGTCGATGACGGGACCAGCGTCGTGGACACCGACGGACGCGTGTGGGACCACGAGAACCTCTTCCTCGCCGGCAACGGCGTGATCCCCACCGCACTGACCTGCAATTCCACCCTCACCGGGGTCACCCTGTCCGTGCGCATCGCGCGCGCGGTCGCGGCGGCCCTCTGA
- a CDS encoding PLD nuclease N-terminal domain-containing protein: protein MGVVFSVLVLALMIGALIDIITRTDDQVKHLPKVLWIILVVIVPLVGGVLWFVIGREYGDSGVSMPRMRRERTTPSATPAAPTAPVDTRSTEQQIADLDREIEEWRLRAEIEKRKRENGEAGEAADG, encoded by the coding sequence ATGGGAGTCGTCTTCTCGGTGCTGGTGCTCGCGCTCATGATCGGCGCGCTCATCGATATCATCACGCGTACCGACGATCAGGTGAAGCACTTGCCGAAGGTGCTCTGGATCATCCTCGTCGTGATCGTGCCGCTCGTCGGCGGCGTGCTCTGGTTCGTCATCGGGCGCGAGTACGGCGACTCCGGAGTTTCCATGCCGCGGATGCGTCGCGAACGCACCACCCCGTCCGCGACGCCTGCGGCTCCGACGGCGCCGGTCGATACGCGCTCGACCGAGCAGCAGATCGCCGATCTCGATCGTGAGATCGAGGAGTGGCGGCTGCGCGCCGAGATCGAGAAGCGCAAGCGCGAGAACGGCGAGGCGGGCGAGGCGGCCGATGGCTGA
- a CDS encoding carbohydrate ABC transporter permease, giving the protein MKTLSPTRQALNYTVLIVITVFMLLPFVWVFFGSFKTQAEFLGNPGAWLPESFQIGNYVQLFAERGFGDYMMNSFIVSSVAIVGNVLFSAMAGYALAKLRFRGRGAVFPLVIVAMIVPYVALFVPQFLIVVQLGLVNTLIAIILPVLALPLCVFIMRQFAHGVPFELLEAARLDGAGEARIFFRVFLPLTGPGLATVAILSFLTSWNNFLWPLVVAQSQDTYTAPVGLSVASQASNTISFGLLLAGAMVVLLPILILFLFLQKYFIQGVAATGLK; this is encoded by the coding sequence TTGAAGACTCTCTCGCCGACGCGTCAGGCGCTGAACTACACCGTCCTGATCGTCATCACCGTGTTCATGCTCCTGCCCTTCGTCTGGGTGTTCTTCGGATCCTTCAAGACGCAGGCGGAGTTCCTCGGAAACCCCGGCGCGTGGCTGCCGGAGTCGTTCCAGATCGGCAACTACGTGCAGCTGTTCGCCGAGCGCGGCTTCGGCGACTACATGATGAACAGCTTCATCGTCTCCTCGGTCGCGATCGTGGGCAACGTGCTGTTCAGCGCCATGGCCGGCTACGCGCTCGCCAAGCTCCGCTTCCGCGGACGCGGCGCCGTGTTCCCGCTCGTCATCGTGGCGATGATCGTGCCCTACGTCGCCCTGTTCGTGCCGCAGTTCCTCATCGTCGTGCAGCTGGGCCTGGTCAACACGCTCATCGCGATCATCCTGCCGGTGCTGGCACTGCCGCTGTGCGTGTTCATCATGCGGCAGTTCGCGCACGGCGTGCCTTTCGAGCTGCTCGAGGCGGCGCGCCTGGACGGCGCGGGTGAGGCGCGGATCTTCTTCCGCGTGTTCCTCCCGCTCACCGGGCCCGGTCTTGCCACCGTGGCGATCCTGTCGTTCCTGACCTCCTGGAACAACTTCCTCTGGCCTCTGGTGGTGGCACAGTCGCAGGACACCTACACCGCACCCGTCGGGCTGTCGGTGGCGTCTCAGGCCTCCAACACGATCTCGTTCGGCCTGTTGCTCGCCGGGGCCATGGTCGTGCTCCTGCCGATCCTCATCCTCTTCCTCTTCCTGCAGAAGTACTTCATCCAGGGCGTCGCCGCCACAGGACTGAAGTGA